DNA sequence from the Microtus ochrogaster isolate Prairie Vole_2 chromosome 2, MicOch1.0, whole genome shotgun sequence genome:
cTGTGATGTGACTAGCTACTTCAAGCTCCTGTGAGCTAGATTATGACCCCTTTCCCCTGAGTTGCTTTCTGTCCAGGCATGGACAGCCATTATCACAGCCATGGAAATGAAATGAGAACAGGGGCCAAGGAGAAAGGTGTCTAGGATAAGCAGAGGTTACGCAGAAGCAGCAGCCGCCACAGCCCTTCCCGCCTCCTGTTTGGCTCCACTGCtaattagtttctgtgtgactcaaTTCCTGCCTGAAATGAGGAGctgatgaccccccccccacaaacacacagagttaGTGCTCAACAAATGACTGCTTTATTAAGGCAGGCATGAGTGTgaacccctttaatcccagcacttgagaggcatcagcagacaaatctctgtgagttccaaaccagtcaGGTCTgcacagagagttctaggacagccagggccacatagtgagaccctgccaccgaaaataaacaaacaaataaataatataaaatgcatacacgcccttatttattgtgtgtatgtgagtgtgtgtgcaacCATGCTCAACAGCACATAGGTGGAAGCCAGACAAGGCgtcattttctcctttcagaaATAGTcccggctctctgtgagttcgagaccagcctggtctacaagagctagttccaggacaggctccaaaaccacagagaaaccctgtctcNNNNNNNNNNNNNNNNNNNNNNNNNNNNNNNNNNNNNNNNNNNNNNNNNNNNNNNNNNNNNNNNNNNNNNNNNNNNNNNNNNNNNNNNNNNNNNNNNNNNNNNNNNNNNNNNNNNNNNNNNNNNNNNNNNNNNNNNNNNNNNNNNNNNNNNNNNNNNNNNNNNNNNNNNNNNNNNNNNNNNNNNNNNNNNNNNNNNNNNNNNNNNNNNNNNNNNNNNNNNNNNNNNNNNNNNNNNNNNNNNNNNNNNNNNNNNNNNNNNNNNNNNNNNNNNNNNNNNNNNNNNNNNNNNNNNNNNNNNNNNNNNNNNNNNNNNNNNNNNNNNNNNNNNNNNNNNNNNNNNNNNNNNNNNNNNNNNNNNNNNNNNNNNNNNNNNNNNNNNNNNNNNNNNNNNNNNNNNNNNNNNNNNNNNNNNNNNNNNNNNNNNNNNNNNNNNNNNNNNNNNNNNNNNNNNNNNNNNNNNNNNNNNNNNNNNNNNNNNNNNNNNNNNNNNNNNNNNNNNNNNNNNNNNNNNNNNNNNNNNNNNNNNNNNNNNNNNNNNNNNTGCTTTTGGTTAAGTCTTGAGAGACTTCAGCCCGGTTTCGGGGGTTTTCTaaacttatgtgtgtgtgtgtgtgtgtgtgtgtgtgtgtgtgtgtgtgtgtgtgagcatgcatgaaCAGGTCTGTGTACCAACTTGCACACACACGGAGGCCAGAACAAAGTATTCTCCCCTATCACTCTTCTTCACCatttcttaaacaaaaatagacgtaaaacagtttttatttgcGTGTATGGGAGTGTGTGCACGCTGCAGCTTGCTTGTACTCAGAGGACAACCTGGTAaagccatttctctccttcctctgagtacttcttggggattgaactcaggtcataagcCTCGGCAGCAAGTTCTTTCCCCTCttagccatcttgtcagccctgcctctgtgagacagtctctcactgaaccattAATTCACCTTTTTGGTTAGGCTGGCCGGCCGGCAGCTCTCAGTTTTGGCCTGGATCTGCCTGCTCActgctgcagttacaggcactCCGAGCCTGTTCCGAGGCAGGGTCTCAGAGAGCCCAGCCTGTCTGTCTGccactgtgctgtgctgtgtagccaaggacgaTAGCgactccaccctcctccctccacgACAGGTGTGCAACATCGCACCTGCTTGGACTACAGACataccctggctggccttgaaccagcAGCACTGTGCGctcttcagcctctcaagtgctgggtttacaggtgtgagGCATCATGCCCGGCTTAGATACCGGTCTTAATTTTTCTTACTACGTTTTATTTGCgggcgcgtgtgcacacacacgtgctgtgtatgtatgtggggtatatgtatgtatctatgtggtgtgtgtatgtatgtgtatgtatgtgtgtgtgcgtgtgaagacaacttgcaggagttagttctctgcTCTCACCATTGTGTCCCAGGGATCCAACTGAAGTCATcagtcaggcctggcagcaagctcctttatccTAACCCGGACACAAGTTTTGATTTTCACCTTTGCCCCTGATATTTATGGGACCTTCAACTTGGTCTCCTCCCTTTTCTTGATTGAGACTCAGGCTTTCTCTAAAACCCAAACACTGTCCTGACCATGGGTTTGGCATTCACACTGGGCCTAGTGTGGAGACATGGGTCCCGGTAACAAGGAAGGCTTCCCACTCACCCCAGAGGCAAAGATGGCAGGGTTCCCGCTCTCCAGCATGTCTTCCAACTCCTCACTGGTCGTAGTCCGGCCAGCTGTGGATGGAATTACATTAAATCCTGCCTTCTCCAGGGAACTCAGTAGCTTCTAGTCCCAGCCCTCCAGCCGAAGCCCCACCCTCAACCACACCTCCCGCTACAAGTCCCACCCCTAAGGGAAGGGCCCCATCCTTCCGACCCAGGCCACACAGGCACCACAAGGTCCTACCCACCTCACCTTAGTCCAAGGCCCAAACCCAGGCTCCACCCATGGAGCACAAACCACACCCCTAGTCACAGGCCACACCTACCACCACTTAAACTCGAACCATGGCCACCGGCCCCGGGCTTGTGGCTCCAACACTCCAGTCCAAACTACATTCCTAGCCACAAGCCCCATCTACCACTCCTTCAGCCACAGGCCCTTCTTCCCAGCCCGGACCCTGTCCCCAGCTCACTGATCTCCAGCTGCCTCTGGATGCGTCCTTTGCAGCGTTCTCGGTAGTCGGACTGTGTGGCATTGTACTCGGACATAACCTCCACAAACTTTCGTGACAGAGTGGAGTGCTGGGAGTAGGGGGTGGAGAGACAGGAGAGCTGGTAGGCATTAGGCTCCACGGGGACCCAGAGACCCGCCCAACCCCGCCGTCCTTCTGCACCTGCGTCTTCCGGATCCTCAGGTCGGCGGATGAGCGGTTCAGACCTTCCTCCTGCTCTATGCTCTGCTCGATGCCTGGGTGGAGGGTGATGATAGGGGACGGCTGAGCAGTGCACGGCCTCCGTGCATCGGCTCCAGCCACAAGTGGAGGCTTCAGCTTCCCACTACACACCCCGGGAACGAAGCCTCTGCCCGTGTCAAAAGGTATGGGGGAGGTGGGGCCATACAGAAAGCAAACTGTAAACAATAATGGGGGGGGACCAACAACGGTTCTTCTCGCTGGCTAGTGTATGCAgctgtgtgcaagcacacacccACCTGTGGATACCTAAGtaaggtaggggtgtgtgtgagtgcacctGGATGCACTTGCTTATGCTAGGACTGGCAGTTTGGGCCACTTTGTGACCTGATAATTCCTCTTTTGTTCAGGAAAGTGAGGaccaggtgtgtgccacctgcaGGACATGCTCCTTTAACTGCAACGGCCATGGGACATGTATGTTTATTTGTGGACGCAGACAACACAACAGATGGTCTCTGCATGACTCCAGGATGCCAACCAAACACCTCCTTGGGtgggttttaaaatttattatttctacataattctcatatagcccaggctgtcctcaaactctgtagcctagactgtccttgaactcttgttTCTTCCATCTCTGTGTTTGGAGATTTCGGGTGAGTCTCCACACCCTCTTGTAGGGTTCTGTGGATCAGATTCAGGGGGCTTCACATAGGCTGGgctgtaccaactgagccacatccccagccaccTAACCCGGAGTGACTCACTCTTTAACTTGGAGCGAACTTTGTTTGCTGTCTTCTTGATATCCGACATGAGCTCTTCCAGCTCCTCCTTGGTCTCTACAGGGGGAGGGGGGACATATGGTATAGGATACATACatgttttcctcctctttcaGACCCGGCCTCTGGCACCAGAAGTGAACAGGGGGCTCTGGGCAAACCCCGGCATTACGGCGTCCTCTCTTCCCTTGGCTACCTCTTTGTCTACAGTGGCAATTCTAGGCCGAAGCCACCTCAGCTAcagtctcccccctccctcccgctGCCTTCCAAGAAGCCGCCCTCCGGTTTCGCTGCTTCCCCCATTCCTTGCGGATAACAGATGGGGCTAAATTTAAGGCTGGTCGGGCTGCAGTCGGTGCTGAGGACTGTTTGCTTGTTGGGtgctgggggtgggatggggccgGGTTCACCTGGCTTCACCTGGTGGCTCAGGAGGGTAAGTGGAAACCTACCAGGTCAGCAGGGTACCCACGTTGCCTACTTAGTCGAAGCAAcagctgaccctgaactcctcaCAAAGCTGTCCTTTCTAGGTGCTTAGCTCCCCTGCGTGGCTGAGAGGGGCCACCGTGGTCTTGGTGGGAGGTAGTAGTTTCAAAGGGAGCACTTCCCCCAGGGGGTTGTAGCCCTGGAGGTGACAGGTCACTGGGGGTCATGAGAGGTGACTAAAGGTGAGGGAAAGCCTTATCTTAGCCACAGCTATGACTTTAAGCTGGCAGAGGCCTCAGGGGGCTCAgtttgctgcccccccccccagccaccaGTACCACCCTTTCTTCAGGAGAGACTGGGGACAGGTTCTTGGTTCTCACCTTTCCTCCCATACACACTGGGGACAGAGGGCTTAGGGGTGATAGCACTGACTATCAGGATAGGAGGGTCACCGATCCTGACGGATGTCAGGGGGGCTCTGCGGAGTGGAGGAGGGAGCCTTCCTCCCACGAACAAAAGAAACTTGGTCACCAGCTGCTCTGCCGTCTCAGCCTTTTTTGCTCAGACCTAAAATAGCCCAGCCGGATGGCGGCCCCCAAGGAGCGAGAAGCAGCGTTGATCCAGGAAAGCCCCCGACCCGCTGCCAATGACCATATTCCTCCTTAGCTCTGCCCTGCTGCCCAGGCCCACGGGATGCCCTCTCCCCTTGATGAACAGCTGCATCTCCATGTGGCTCTGCCGCCCAGTTCATGGGAACCATACCCACTCTGTGGGCCACACAGGGATAAGTGTGGACAGCGGTAGCACTGGAAGCTGAGAGAGGAAGCCGGGTAGTTCCGGTATGGTGTGCCGGCCCCACCTCCGGCAGCTGAGGGGTCCCCTGGccagctcctccccttccttcagaTATACCccaggctatcctgaaacttactgCGTAGccacagatgaccttgaacttctaatctcccatctctaccttcctgagtgctagaatgtCCCAATTACGGGGAgccggggattgaacccagaactttgcaCAAGCTAGTCAAGTACTCCATCCACTGAGTTACATCTGGAACTCACTGCTTTCTTCTCACCACAAAATGACCAGATTATGCAGCCCACACGAGGCCACAGGGTGACCTAGATAACCACAGACAGCGACACATGCATCACTGCAGCCATCGTGGACAAAGCTTCAGGAAGGGATAAAGTGAGATGGCTGTGCAGCCTTCCCAGGGCCCGGtggtccctccctcccctcccctcctaggACATCCCCTTAGGTCCCAGGCGCTTCATtctgcctggggggggggggtaggccAGGCACAGAGCAGCTGCTATCTGGACATATTGAACCAAAGGGCCAGAGGGAACCTTATTCTGGCCCAGAGGGTGAGGGACCCTGGATGAGGGGGTCACTTGCTTGACACAAAAGCCTTCCCTTATCTTTTGTGAACCACAGGGGGCTGGCATTCCCAGAGGACAGGGAATTACAGGATAGCAAGCTTCCAGGAACTAGTGACCACGGAGCGTGCACAGGTACGCCTGGGTCCCTGAGGCAGAGTGGCCAGCTAGTGCCTCTGGGAGCCTGAAGTTAAAACCCTCCAGGGCAGAGGGTCTCAGCTGGGCCtatctacaacacacacacacacacacacacacacacacacacacacacacacacacacacccctccctcaACAGGAATGTGAAGACCAGGCCAGACCCTGTTTAGGACCGAGTGGGATTTAGATACACACAGGCTCCCTGTGTGAAGGGAGACAGGTGATTAACTTCCTGGAGCTACCAGAATGCAGGACTCTGGGCTACTAAGGGGCAGGGTGCCAGATCTCAcaggaagcttgcctgctctgtCAGCCACCTCAGAGTTGCCATCTGCTCCCAGGGGCGTCAAGGAGGGAGGGGTTGGACTGGGCAACCTCCAATTCATCAGgtgactctctccttctccctgtccgtccatccacccatccatccacccacccatccatccatccacccacccacccacccacccatccatccatccatccatccatccatccatccatccatccacagatTCTTATTCCCAGCACCCTAAGAGAGCTGCCTGACATCCCTGTGCCCTTAGGAAAAAGCCAGGTAGCTGGGGAAGGgggggctggcctggaactctcttggtaacagaagatgaccttgaactcctgatcttccaacCCCCACctcctgggatcacaggtgtgtaccaccatccctGGCCACCACAATCTTCACAGCAGGCCCAGGTCTATTGGTGACGTGGGCAATGACTCGTTCAACTCCAGGTTTGGATCAGGGCAAGGAGCCCTGCCTTCTACATGTGCAGATCGAACCCCACTGCCCTTCACACCCCAGTCCAGGGGGGCTGGGGCTCAGGAGCCCTGTTTTGCAGCTGCCCCCATTCTCACTCACTCTCGTCCGGGTTGGGGGAGGCCAGGATGGCGCTGTGTTTCCGCTTCACCTCCTCCACATTTTCAGCAATCTTGTCAATAAAGCCCCGGATCTCTTCCACCTGGGGACCCAGGTCAGGGGGGTTAAGAGGAAAACAGTACGGACTCAGAGGGAAGATGGCCTGGAAAGTCCCAAGCATGACTCTGCTTTGCTAAGTAAGCATCAACTTATCCACCCTCAAATTGGCTCAGACTGGAGCCCCGTCctgaggggtggggggtgggggagagcaagACTTAGGTGCAGGAGAATCTTGCACCAGCTCTTGGGTAAGGAATGGCAGGGGCAAGAGGGGACATGGAGCAGGCTGGTTCCCACCTGTTCGAAGAACTCATCCATGAAGCGGTCTCGGTCCACGGTGACAGTgacatcatcatcgtcatcgctGTCCTTGGCCTAGACAGGGTCAAACATACATGTGAGTGGACATGAGTGGGTCCCCTGGGATCCTAAACTGTGAACCTTCTTTATACACAGGCACAGGAGGCTCTTTGGCCATTTATCTCCCTCATGCGAGTCTctgggcaggagcaaggacagatAAGCTGTATCCCAGCTTCCCACCACAGTGCCACCTGGAGGATCCCCAAGCCCCCGGCACAGTAAGAGAAGATCTGCCTGTCAAGTGGGTGACAGAATCATGTCCCCTTCCAGCAGCTATGGAACTTGGTTACCATACCAGTGGTCCCTAAAACTGAAGCCAACCAATAGGTTGCTGTCTGAGTTAACCAAGCTCCACTCGAGTCGCCAAAATTTGCCGGACAGACTCCTTGCAAGCCAGGGCTTCCTACTCTCCAGACACAatggtctttgttttgttctgtttttagatGGCGTCCCACTTTCTAGGCCAGGCTACGGTTAAACTTCTGACcttccctcagcctctcaagcgctgggattacgGGTGAGTGCTACCATGCCTGCTTCTCAATTAAAATGGAGCTCAGCGTTTCCAAGACCTGTAGGTCCCAGCGTCCCAAAAGCAGCCAAGTAAAAACCACAATTACCAGCCAGGGAATAATTAAACTAGGCTTGTCTTCTGGCCATGGTCATTGTTTTCCCCTTTtccatttgtgtatgtgtgcacatgtgtgtatgtatgtgatgtgcacgtatgtttgtctgtgtgcatgtgcacacgcatgtggaggcctgaagttGATGTCCTCGGTTGCTCATCTCccttatttattgaggcagggtctctcaatcaagcCCAGAGCTTGCCGATCAGATAAGGatagtcttgctagccagctgGCTCCAGGGATGCCCCGTCTCttccttctgaggctggaattacaggcaggcggCCACACTCACATGGCATGGGTTccagagatctgaactcaggctctcttGCCTGTGAGGCAAGCATTGTAATTGCTGtgcaatctccccagcccctgctcatGGTCATCCTAGCCAACAACACCTGGAGTCAACCAAAGCCATGAGCTGGTTAGTCCAGTGTCCTTCCCCACAGCCAAGGTCCACCAATGTGACCTAGGACAAGAACTATCACCTTTGGGTCAGGAGTCAGGGCTCTGCCAAGGCTGACTGCTCAGTACCTGATGGCAGAGGGCACTGTCCGCTTTCTCAACACGATTCAGGTTGAGGGGATGAGAAGGCCTGGCTCAAGGATGTCCCATCCCTGTGAAACTTACACTCTTCTGTGAACTGGGGGTAGCGAGAGCTGACTGTAGGGGCACAGGACTTAGGAGAATGAGACGCAGGCATTTTCTTGGGCTCCATTACCTCATCAAAGCAGGACCCACCCAATGCAAGGGGGTGGCTAGAAGCTTCTCTGGAGGCAGCACTGAGGGGCCCCCTCCCATCTAGAGATCACACCTCCTCCCCCGGGCAGCTAAAATAAACCCCCCACTCTACTCCTTCTCCTCAGAGTGTCTGTGGACTTCACCAGGTGGccatccctcccccatccataGACAAGAAGACACTGGGAGCTATTGTCACACTTAGGAGCCATTCCTGGCTGTGGAGTTGTCACACAGGGTATTccttagggaaactgaggcatggcaTAGCCTGCAAGAGCTCTGTCCCCTGTCACTCTGCAGCTAGCCAggtcctgagcactggaattggGGTTTATGCCATTCGGTCTCTGGGGTACTTGGAAAGGTGGAGTGAGAATTGTTCCATCTCCTTTGCTTTTTGCTTATTcgcataaaaaaattttaattacaaaaaatacATATAGTTGTGAAACATatgggtatgcatgtgtacactGTGCATGGGTAGGTACGCGCCTGCACTCCGTAGGTCAAAGAACAAATTGTAGGAgttggtcctcaccttccaccatgtggatcctggggactgGACCCAgcagaaagcacctttaccccGGAACCATCTTGTCTGCTCCTTTATCTAACAGCCCAAACTAACCACCAACTCAAATGGCCAGCCTGAGCGAGCTCgtgcagctgaggatggccttgaactcctgacccttccaGCTCCACCTGGGTGCTAGAATTGCCCGGTTTCCAGCTTCCTCATCTGGGAATATCAGGAGAGAGGCGggagcctgtaatcccaacagcaCTCTGCTGTGTGGGGAAatccaggctagcttgggctacagtgACCCGGTCTCAAAACCATCCAAATGGTTCTTCAGTTGAGAGCTCacattgctcttacagaggatccgagttttggttcccagcacccacaacaggcagatcacaagcacctgtaactccagctcaaatggatctggtgccctcttctgccctctgcggTACCTGGACTCAAGTGCACATATCCACTCAAGGACATACATATactaaaagttttaaaacaataaaaataacacacacaaaaaaggtcAGTTAGTAGTTAGTAGAGGGCCTAGAACACACATAACCCTGGCTCTATCCCCAGTCCCTCAGAACTTGGGTGCCAGCCTTGCCGAGCCCCCTGCTCCACCCTTGGGACTCCTGGGGCTGGGCTGGTATTTCTTCATACCACTTCACTTTGCCATCCATCCCACAGGCATTCGATCTCTAGAGCTCATCCTACCATCCCCACCACTGCCTAAGGGCTGGAGCTAGAGTGGAGACTGGCAGGGATACGGCCAGACCTTGTCTGTGAGGGCAAAGCTGGGAaggaagggcctggagagattcTGCCCAAAGCCAGTCGGAAGGTTTGGGTCTGACCTCCCAGCTGTGGTCATCAAACCTGGCATGGCTCTCAGGTACCCTGAGGGAGAAGCCCGTAGGAATCACCTTTCTCAAGGTCTCTTGGCAGGAAAAGTTTCTTAGCTCACAGCCCCAGGTTACAGCCTATTACTGTGGAGAAGTCACAGTAGCTGGACCTTGAGAGGACCAGCCAGCCACATCACAGCCAgtaaagagcagagaggagggctggagagctggctcagtggttaagagtacttgctgctcttgcagaggacctgagttcggttcccagcacccacatggtggctcacagccgctCACTCTTACTCAGCGCAGGACCCAAGGAacggtaccacccacagtgagcggGGTTTTCCCACATGAACAACACAGACATGTCCCACGCAGATATGCCCATGGGCCAAGGCAGTACAGACTAGCTGAGGTATTGAGTCTCTTCCCAGGTTGTATAAAGCCAACAGTCAAAGCTGGCCAGAGGCCATCACTGTCTCCGCCTCACTAGGACCagttccttctcctccccacatCCCAGAGTCTACCGACTGCCCCTGTGAacatcttcctgcccctgcaAAGCACGCTGCTTCCCCTGGACTTCCAATTCCAGGAAGTCTACCATCCCTTCACCCTCAGGTGCTGCCTCTATCAGGGGGCCCTGTCCTCTAATGGGCCCCATTCCTCTGGTTTCCCACACACCTTTCAGATCCAGACGGGAGCCATGGCCATGCTTTCATGCCCTGGGCGACCTGAGGAGCCCCGCCCCTTCACCTCGGAATGCTCCCTTACCACCTTTTCCAGACAGCACTGCCCATTTCTGAAAGGCACCGCTGTTGGCAgtctcctctctttcctgtggTTTGGCTCTCTGCTCTGAAGAgtctgttcctgcctcctccctagGGTGGCCCTACCGGAGCTAACGGTGTCACCAGCGTCCTCCCTGCTCTGCTCCTCTCAACTCCAGTAGGCATTCCTTTCTCCAGAGGCCCGCACTCTGCtcagcctctgccctgcctgtGTTGTGCAGTAGGCAAACTGAACCTACTGTAGTTTGAGCAGTGTCAAAAACTGAgcggtggtgatacacacctttaatcccagcacttgggaggcagaggctgatcaAGATGTCTAACTCTCTTAATATAGCCAGATAATCAATACAGGGCTGTCTGGCAAAATGGCTCGGCAGGTCAAAGAGCTTGCCTTGCAatcctgatgacccaagttcagtggCCTGGGTTAAATTCCTGGaattcatatttattaaaaaaaaaaaaagctggatgcAGTGGCTGTTATGTGAGCTCTCAGCGCACCtacagggagaagggaggcagagccagaagaaCCCACTGGGAGCATCCATAAGCGGTGCAGATGCCGCAGATGCCGGAATGAGagcagagaacctgtctcaaaatcaaggTGGGAGGAAACTAAGGGGGagtcagcaggtaagagcacctgCCACAAAGCCTGccgacctgagctggatccctagGACCACAGAAAGATGCACAGACAGAAGCAATGGCAAGGATGTGCCCTCAcgatacatcacacacacacacagacacacacacacacacacacaaggatgtgCCCTCacaatacatcacacacacacacacacacacacacacggatgtacCCTCacaatacatcacacacacacacacacacacacaaggatgtaCCCTCacaatacatcacacacacacacacggatgggCCCTCACGatacatcacagacacacacacacacacggatgtacCCTCACGatacatcacagacacacacacacacacacggatgtacCCTCacaatacatcacacacacacacggatgggCCCTCACGatacatcacagacacacacacacacacacaNNNNNNNNNNNNNNNNNNNNNNNNNNNNNNNNNNNNNNNNNNNNNNNNNNNNNNNNNNNNNNNNNNNNNNNNNNNNNNNNNNNNNNNNNNNNNNNNNNNNNNNNNNNNNNNNNNNNNNNNNNNNNNNNNNNNNNNNNNNNNNNNNNNNNNNNNNNNNNNNNNNNNNNNNNNNNNNNNNNNNNNNNNNNNNNNNNNNNNNNNNNNNNNNNNacacacacacacacacacacacacacacacatggatgtacCCTCACGatacatcacagacacacacacacacacacacggatgtacCCTCACGATatatcacagacacacagacacacacacacacacggatgtgcCCTCACGatacatcacagacacacacacacatggatgtgcCCTCACGatacatcacagacacacacacacacacacacacggatgtacCCTCAcgatacatctctctctctctctctcacacacacacacacacacacacacaaggatgtaCCCTCacaatacatcacacacacacacaaggatgtaCCCTCACAatacatcacagacacacacacacacaaggatgtaCCCTCACGATacattacagacacacacacacacacacacacacggatgtaTCCTCACGATacatcacagacagacacacacacacacaaggatgtaCCCTCAcaatacatctctctctctcacacacacacacacatacacacacggatgTACCCTCactatacatcacacacacaagcccTAGTGTCAAGCCAGTCCTCGTCATACATCATGTATGATACATGATGCatacagagaaatagagaaaattgaaacaattttaaaaaattataatcacATAATACGTTCTTTCAAGGAAAAGCCCAAACTGTCTCCTGCCCACAGTCCACGTGGCTGGAATGGGGGCACGAAAAGGACCTATCCTGTTTCACTTCGTTTGCTTCCCCTCTCATGCTTGGTTTGTCCTGAGTGATGCAAcagccatctgtctgtctccatctccccagggctggggtcaCAGGCGTAGGCTATGATGTTCCTCCCAGACATATTCCTGACCAAAGCAAACCCGGTAATGAGGCTAACCTGACTATCCTGGCAGGCCTTCCTCCTGGTGTCCTGACCAGGGTGGGCACAGTCCATGAGCACAGCCTGGTCACCCGTGCACCAGGAATGTGGCTCAGCTGGAAGAGTGCCTGTCATgaatgaagtcctgggtttgctCCCCACCACCTAATCAAcgtggtagtgcatgtctgtaatctgagcacttggggtggtggaggcaggaaggtgagaAGTTTAGGATTATCCTCCACTACataccaagtttgaggccagcctgggctacacagacccTGTCACTGACAGACAAACCTGAATGAGCAgccaggtatttatttatttatctgatgATTAAGGATCCAGGTGGGGGGTAGTGGAAGCTACAAGGAAGGAACAGGGTAAATAAGGACTTGGTGAACGTTAGCATG
Encoded proteins:
- the Stx1a gene encoding syntaxin-1A, with translation MKDRTQELRTAKDSDDDDDVTVTVDRDRFMDEFFEQVEEIRGFIDKIAENVEEVKRKHSAILASPNPDEKTKEELEELMSDIKKTANKVRSKLKSIEQSIEQEEGLNRSSADLRIRKTQHSTLSRKFVEVMSEYNATQSDYRERCKGRIQRQLEITGRTTTSEELEDMLESGNPAIFASGIIMDSSISKQALSEIETRHSEIIKLETSIRELHDMFMDMAMLVESQGEMIDRIEYNVEHAVDYVERAVSDTKKAVKYQSKARRKKIMIIICCVILGIVIASTIGGIFG